The following proteins are encoded in a genomic region of Nonomuraea muscovyensis:
- the lnt gene encoding apolipoprotein N-acyltransferase, which translates to MAQESTGLRPTTGRSSPGEPSSRARPTDDHPSAPAPPDATAGTAAPAPSGATPAAATPATARDSATPAHPTDQVDDTDAHGLVAGARQDTAGPEEAAERGRRPASREPGHDQAGEGVHDASGGAGRTRPVKGRGGAPESRRMTLARAAAAMAGGALLFLAFPPTDWWACAPLGIGLVVAALHGTRPRRAAWLGYLAAVVFLLPALAWVRTIGDDVWVMLVGVSSVFYAVMAALAAPVFRLKWWPVWFGGLWVAMEWARGLVPVGGFPWARVAFSQGESLFTRYAALGGAPLVSFVVALCGALLAYAALTRRGSPRRAPHGTERATGPRAAGTGPQATGAGLRVAGTGPQATGTGPGSRRWAPAGAVGLALAVPLLSLAVPRPGDEGRTVNIGIVQGNVPGEGMYVLGDEPAVVLKNHANETKRLAQAVREGRLPRPDLVVLPENSTDIDPYRDPYARQVIDDSVKDVGVPTLVGAVVAIGDEHRATRSLVWDPATGPGAYYDKQHLVPFGEYTPFKEIVLALWERANLVGRQSVAGTRPGDLRMGPVTVGAVNCYEVAYDGTVRGTVRTGATPIVVQTNNASYALSNLPPQQLAMSKLRAVEHNRAVVTAATTGISAYVTPDGKVSWRTRERVADMTVVTVPVRTQATIATRVGALPEWALALMGVAAAGVAMWGARRRGDRMGRD; encoded by the coding sequence GTGGCGCAGGAGAGCACGGGCCTACGGCCCACGACGGGCAGGTCATCGCCCGGTGAGCCGTCGTCACGCGCCCGCCCGACCGACGACCACCCCAGCGCCCCCGCACCACCGGACGCGACGGCGGGCACAGCCGCCCCGGCGCCGTCGGGCGCGACACCGGCCGCCGCCACCCCGGCCACCGCACGCGACTCCGCCACCCCGGCACACCCCACGGACCAGGTGGACGACACCGACGCGCACGGCCTCGTCGCGGGCGCGCGGCAGGACACCGCCGGCCCCGAAGAGGCCGCCGAGAGAGGAAGGCGGCCCGCCTCGCGGGAGCCCGGTCATGACCAGGCGGGGGAGGGCGTGCACGACGCTTCGGGCGGGGCGGGCAGGACCCGGCCCGTCAAGGGGCGCGGGGGAGCGCCCGAGTCCCGGCGGATGACGCTGGCCAGGGCGGCCGCCGCCATGGCGGGCGGGGCGCTGCTGTTCCTGGCGTTCCCGCCGACCGACTGGTGGGCCTGCGCGCCGCTCGGCATCGGCCTGGTCGTCGCCGCCCTCCACGGCACCCGGCCCCGCCGGGCGGCCTGGCTGGGCTACCTGGCCGCCGTCGTGTTCCTGCTGCCGGCCCTCGCCTGGGTGCGCACGATCGGCGACGACGTCTGGGTGATGCTGGTCGGCGTCTCCAGCGTCTTCTACGCCGTGATGGCGGCGCTGGCCGCGCCGGTGTTCCGGCTGAAGTGGTGGCCGGTGTGGTTCGGCGGGCTGTGGGTCGCCATGGAGTGGGCGCGCGGCCTCGTCCCGGTCGGCGGGTTCCCGTGGGCGCGGGTGGCGTTCAGTCAGGGCGAGTCGCTGTTCACGCGCTACGCCGCGCTGGGCGGCGCCCCGCTGGTGTCGTTCGTGGTCGCCCTGTGCGGGGCACTGCTGGCGTACGCGGCGCTGACCCGGCGCGGCTCGCCGCGGCGGGCGCCGCACGGCACGGAGCGCGCGACGGGCCCCCGGGCGGCCGGGACGGGCCCTCAGGCGACAGGGGCGGGCCTCCGGGTGGCCGGGACAGGCCCTCAGGCGACAGGGACGGGCCCCGGGTCGCGGCGGTGGGCGCCGGCCGGCGCGGTCGGGCTGGCGCTGGCCGTGCCCCTGCTCAGCCTGGCCGTGCCGCGGCCCGGCGACGAGGGCCGCACCGTCAACATCGGCATCGTCCAGGGCAACGTTCCCGGCGAGGGCATGTACGTGCTCGGCGACGAGCCGGCCGTGGTGCTGAAGAACCACGCCAACGAGACCAAACGGCTCGCCCAGGCCGTTCGTGAGGGCAGGCTGCCCAGGCCCGACCTGGTCGTGCTTCCGGAGAACTCCACCGACATCGACCCCTACCGCGACCCGTACGCCCGCCAGGTCATCGACGACTCCGTCAAGGACGTCGGCGTGCCGACGCTGGTCGGCGCGGTCGTGGCCATCGGCGACGAGCACCGCGCCACCCGCAGCCTCGTCTGGGACCCGGCCACCGGCCCCGGCGCCTACTACGACAAGCAGCACCTGGTGCCGTTCGGCGAGTACACCCCGTTCAAGGAGATCGTGCTCGCGCTGTGGGAGCGGGCCAACCTGGTCGGCAGGCAGTCGGTGGCCGGCACCCGGCCGGGCGACCTGCGGATGGGCCCGGTGACGGTCGGCGCCGTCAACTGCTACGAGGTCGCCTACGACGGCACGGTCCGGGGCACCGTCCGCACCGGGGCCACCCCGATCGTGGTGCAGACCAACAACGCCTCCTACGCCCTGTCCAACCTGCCGCCGCAGCAGCTCGCCATGTCCAAGCTGCGCGCCGTCGAGCACAACAGGGCGGTCGTCACGGCCGCCACCACAGGGATCTCCGCATATGTCACGCCTGACGGTAAGGTCTCCTGGCGGACCCGCGAGCGCGTCGCCGACATGACCGTGGTGACGGTGCCCGTGCGCACGCAGGCGACGATCGCGACCCGGGTGGGCGCGCTGCCTGAGTGGGCGCTGGCGCTGATGGGTGTGGCGGCGGCGGGCGTCGCCATGTGGGGTGCCAGGAGGCGAGGAGACCGGATGGGGAGAGACTGA
- a CDS encoding HelD family protein has protein sequence MQNRSERDTFAEMYASRLARLWAVERGLAFGRLDHVDEGLLYIGKIGLTDDEQDRLLIDWRAPVAQPFYRATPAAPMGVTRRRHLQTKGRTVVGVDDDLLDLDALSDDDRATLNGEAALLAALDERRTGRMRDIVATIQAEQDRVIRADLNGVLVVQGGPGTGKTVVALHRAAYLLYTHRERLDRRGVLILGPNPTFLRYIEQVLPSLGETDVLLSTVGELYPGLTATARERPEVAAVKGDTRMAEVIARAVRDRQRMPRKPVELALGRYTLTIDRPMLDAARHKASRSRRPHNQARAVFVRSVLNALARQAAKKLGRGLIDEDELADLREELRTEPVVKAALNRLWPYLTPQRLLLGLYGSPERLAHAAAGLTPEERALLRRDPGRASEWTESDVPLLDEAAEQLGEIDEQVLRATALQAEEELAAARQAEEHEREAELAYAREVLELTGLSDVMEAERLAERQRGQGPYLTTAERAAADRTWAYGHVIVDEAQELSPMAWRAVMRRVPNRSMTIVGDIAQTGSAAGARSWAEVLDPYVAGRWRQERLTVNYRTPVELMEVAARVLAAIDPALRAPASVREGGVRPWTAPVAALPELVKAEVGEGGKVAVVVPDALLGPLGERVSAAVDGAVVVAPGTGRGGGAAALDAPVAVMGVTDAKGLEFDAVLVAEPGGIAAQSPRGLSDLYVALTRATQRLGVLYDEPLPRPLGEAFGDLPRRGHMSTNGL, from the coding sequence ATGCAGAACCGCTCCGAACGCGACACCTTCGCCGAGATGTACGCCTCCCGGCTGGCCCGCCTGTGGGCAGTCGAGCGCGGACTGGCGTTCGGCCGGCTCGACCACGTCGACGAGGGCCTGCTCTACATCGGCAAGATCGGCCTCACCGACGACGAGCAGGACCGGCTCCTCATCGACTGGCGGGCCCCGGTGGCGCAGCCGTTCTACCGCGCCACCCCGGCCGCGCCCATGGGCGTCACCCGCCGCCGCCACCTGCAGACCAAGGGCCGCACGGTCGTCGGCGTGGACGACGACCTGCTCGACCTCGACGCGCTGAGCGACGACGACCGCGCCACGCTCAACGGCGAGGCCGCCCTGCTGGCGGCGCTGGACGAGCGGCGCACCGGCCGCATGCGCGACATCGTCGCCACCATCCAGGCCGAGCAGGACCGCGTCATCCGCGCCGACCTCAACGGCGTCCTCGTCGTCCAGGGCGGCCCCGGCACCGGCAAGACCGTCGTCGCCCTGCACCGGGCCGCGTACCTCCTCTACACCCACCGCGAGCGGCTCGACCGGCGCGGCGTGCTCATCCTGGGCCCCAACCCGACGTTCCTGCGCTACATCGAGCAGGTTCTGCCCTCGCTCGGCGAGACGGACGTGCTGCTGTCCACGGTCGGCGAGCTCTACCCCGGACTCACCGCCACCGCCCGCGAACGGCCCGAGGTCGCCGCGGTCAAGGGCGACACGCGCATGGCCGAGGTGATCGCGCGGGCCGTGCGCGACCGCCAGCGCATGCCGCGCAAGCCCGTCGAGCTCGCCCTCGGCCGCTACACCCTCACCATCGACCGCCCCATGCTGGACGCCGCCCGGCACAAGGCGAGCCGCTCGCGCCGCCCGCACAACCAGGCCCGCGCCGTGTTCGTCAGGTCCGTGCTGAACGCCCTGGCCCGCCAGGCCGCCAAGAAGCTCGGCAGGGGCCTCATCGACGAGGACGAGCTGGCCGACCTGCGCGAGGAGCTGCGCACCGAGCCCGTGGTCAAGGCCGCGCTCAACCGGCTCTGGCCGTACCTCACCCCGCAGCGCCTGCTGCTCGGCCTGTACGGCTCGCCCGAGCGGCTCGCTCACGCCGCCGCCGGGCTGACTCCCGAGGAGCGGGCGCTGCTCCGGCGCGACCCGGGCCGCGCGTCGGAGTGGACCGAGTCCGACGTGCCGCTCCTCGACGAGGCCGCCGAACAGCTCGGCGAGATCGACGAGCAGGTGCTGCGCGCCACCGCGCTGCAGGCCGAGGAGGAGCTCGCGGCGGCCCGGCAGGCCGAGGAGCACGAGCGGGAGGCCGAGCTCGCCTACGCCCGCGAGGTGCTGGAGCTGACGGGCCTGTCCGACGTCATGGAGGCCGAACGTCTCGCCGAGCGCCAGCGCGGCCAGGGCCCCTACCTCACCACCGCCGAGCGCGCCGCCGCCGACCGCACCTGGGCCTACGGGCACGTCATCGTGGACGAGGCGCAGGAGCTGTCGCCCATGGCGTGGCGGGCCGTCATGCGGCGGGTGCCCAACCGGTCGATGACGATCGTCGGCGACATCGCGCAGACCGGCTCCGCGGCGGGCGCCCGGTCCTGGGCCGAGGTGCTCGACCCGTACGTGGCGGGACGCTGGCGGCAGGAGCGGCTGACCGTCAACTACCGCACGCCCGTCGAGCTCATGGAGGTGGCGGCCCGGGTGCTCGCCGCCATCGACCCGGCCCTGCGTGCGCCCGCCTCGGTCCGGGAGGGCGGCGTGCGGCCCTGGACCGCGCCGGTCGCCGCGCTGCCCGAGCTGGTCAAGGCCGAGGTGGGCGAGGGCGGCAAGGTCGCGGTCGTGGTGCCCGACGCGCTGCTCGGCCCGCTCGGCGAACGGGTGAGCGCCGCCGTGGACGGCGCCGTGGTCGTCGCGCCCGGCACCGGCCGTGGCGGGGGAGCCGCGGCGCTCGACGCGCCGGTCGCGGTGATGGGGGTGACGGATGCCAAGGGGCTGGAGTTCGACGCGGTGCTCGTGGCCGAGCCGGGCGGCATCGCCGCCCAGTCGCCGCGCGGGCTGAGTGACCTCTACGTGGCGCTGACCAGGGCCACCCAGCGGCTCGGCGTCCTGTACGACGAGCCGCTGCCCAGGCCGCTGGGGGAGGCGTTCGGCGACCTGCCACGGCGCGGACATATGTCGACAAATGGGCTCTGA
- a CDS encoding ROK family transcriptional regulator, which produces MSSPVPGTPSLLRAINDRAALQALLERGPLTRPEIGALTGLSKPTASQLLARLQEAGLVVLDGIREGLPGRTAELYRINPAAAYAGALDVTPGRIEARIADITGTIVGEHVLPTPRRPPGELVDRLNAALAGAGPPGPLRQVVIGVQAAIDPSTGRLGYATAKDMPGWHIPDLVPTLSRGLGVPVAVENNVNLVALAEQAHGAAHDHPDFVLLWADEGIGSALVLGGRMHRGATGGAGEVGYMPTPGAPTAREAGRFANHGYQALTGGQVVLKLLRSYGVRGTDFRQAVANAVRAAQGAGPRADDARAGLRDIAARLAVGLAAITSVVDPGLIVLTGGVVLSGGQTLRELIEHELHALTIPRPQVRLSTVDGNPVLAGALDLALATARDEVFRSTVVPT; this is translated from the coding sequence GTGAGCAGTCCTGTGCCGGGGACCCCGAGCCTGCTCCGCGCGATCAACGACCGCGCGGCACTGCAGGCGCTCCTGGAGCGGGGGCCGCTGACCCGCCCGGAGATCGGCGCCCTGACGGGCCTGTCCAAGCCGACCGCGTCCCAGCTCCTGGCCCGCCTGCAGGAGGCGGGGCTGGTGGTGCTCGACGGCATCAGGGAGGGCCTGCCGGGCCGTACGGCGGAGCTCTACCGGATCAACCCGGCGGCGGCGTACGCGGGCGCGCTCGACGTCACGCCCGGCCGGATCGAGGCCCGCATCGCCGACATCACGGGAACGATCGTCGGCGAGCACGTCCTGCCCACCCCCCGCCGGCCGCCCGGCGAGCTGGTCGACCGGCTGAACGCCGCCCTGGCCGGCGCCGGCCCGCCCGGCCCGCTGCGGCAGGTGGTGATCGGCGTGCAGGCGGCGATCGACCCGTCCACCGGCCGGCTCGGCTACGCCACCGCCAAGGACATGCCGGGCTGGCACATCCCGGACCTGGTGCCCACCCTGTCCCGGGGGCTCGGCGTGCCCGTCGCGGTCGAGAACAACGTCAACCTCGTCGCGCTCGCCGAGCAGGCCCACGGCGCCGCGCACGACCACCCCGACTTCGTGCTGCTGTGGGCCGACGAGGGCATCGGCTCGGCCCTCGTGCTCGGCGGCCGGATGCACCGCGGCGCGACGGGCGGCGCGGGCGAGGTCGGGTACATGCCCACCCCCGGCGCGCCGACGGCCCGCGAGGCCGGCCGGTTCGCCAACCACGGCTACCAGGCGCTCACCGGCGGCCAGGTCGTGCTGAAGCTGCTGCGCTCGTACGGCGTGCGCGGCACGGACTTCCGCCAGGCCGTCGCCAACGCGGTGCGCGCGGCGCAGGGCGCCGGCCCGCGGGCCGACGACGCGCGGGCCGGGCTGCGCGACATCGCCGCCCGGCTGGCCGTGGGCCTGGCCGCCATCACGTCCGTCGTGGACCCCGGCCTCATCGTGCTGACCGGCGGCGTCGTGCTGTCCGGCGGCCAGACCCTGCGCGAGCTGATCGAGCACGAGCTGCACGCGCTCACCATCCCCCGCCCCCAGGTGCGGCTGTCGACCGTCGACGGCAACCCCGTGCTCGCCGGGGCGCTCGACCTGGCCCTCGCCACGGCCCGTGACGAGGTCTTCCGTTCCACGGTAGTCCCCACATGA
- a CDS encoding extracellular solute-binding protein, with amino-acid sequence MRFVPLAVAGLTALALTACTAGKEAAPSLGAQPKPSGTASQALPAATLELWHGFSTDAEVKAFEDAIAGFNKKFPQIKVNATKGVQDDQITQSIRGGKAPDVAASFTTDNVAQWCRSGSFQDLTPVIKQDGIDLTVLPEVSRTYTEFEGKRCTMPLLADAYGLYYNKALMKGEQPPKTLSELTALTKKLTVRDANGDIKVAGFVPSFQYYENSPSHMGPMVGATWYNPDGTSAIGSDPAWKQLLTWQKELVDWYGYDKLEKFRKSLGDEWSAEHPFFKGKVAMILDGEWRNAMIAGDPKAKDMDYGTAPLPVADDKPDLYGSGFTAGTVIGVPKGAKHPQHAWELVKHLTTDTGSLVTLSNALRNVPTTKAAMESPDLAEDANFRTFLDIFAHPKTSTLPANVNSVFNQEALSTFLARWEKGAVTDLDAGLKSVDKQIDDKLKLSGG; translated from the coding sequence GTGCGCTTCGTCCCCCTCGCGGTCGCCGGCCTCACGGCCCTGGCGCTGACCGCCTGCACAGCGGGCAAGGAGGCGGCGCCGTCGCTCGGCGCGCAGCCCAAGCCCTCCGGCACGGCCTCGCAGGCCCTGCCCGCCGCGACCCTCGAACTGTGGCACGGCTTCTCCACCGACGCCGAGGTCAAGGCGTTCGAGGACGCCATCGCCGGCTTCAACAAGAAGTTCCCGCAGATCAAGGTGAACGCCACCAAGGGCGTCCAGGACGACCAGATCACCCAGTCCATCCGGGGCGGCAAGGCGCCCGACGTGGCGGCCTCCTTCACCACCGACAACGTCGCCCAGTGGTGCAGGTCGGGATCGTTCCAGGACCTCACCCCCGTCATCAAGCAGGACGGCATCGACCTGACGGTGCTGCCGGAGGTGTCGCGGACCTACACCGAGTTCGAGGGCAAGCGGTGCACGATGCCGCTGCTCGCCGACGCGTACGGCCTCTACTACAACAAGGCCCTGATGAAGGGCGAGCAGCCGCCCAAGACGCTGTCGGAGCTGACCGCGCTGACCAAGAAGCTCACCGTCCGCGACGCGAACGGCGACATCAAGGTGGCCGGGTTCGTCCCGAGCTTCCAGTACTACGAGAACTCCCCCAGCCACATGGGCCCGATGGTCGGCGCCACCTGGTACAACCCCGACGGCACCTCGGCGATCGGCTCCGACCCGGCCTGGAAGCAGTTGCTGACCTGGCAGAAGGAGCTCGTCGACTGGTACGGCTACGACAAGCTGGAGAAGTTCCGCAAGAGCCTCGGCGACGAGTGGAGCGCCGAGCACCCCTTCTTCAAGGGCAAGGTCGCCATGATCCTCGACGGCGAGTGGCGCAATGCGATGATCGCGGGCGATCCCAAGGCGAAGGACATGGACTACGGCACGGCCCCGCTGCCGGTCGCCGACGACAAGCCCGACCTGTACGGCAGCGGCTTCACCGCCGGCACCGTGATCGGCGTGCCGAAGGGCGCCAAGCACCCGCAGCACGCCTGGGAGCTGGTCAAGCACCTGACCACCGACACCGGCTCGCTGGTGACCCTGTCGAACGCGCTGCGCAACGTGCCGACGACCAAGGCCGCCATGGAGTCGCCGGACCTGGCCGAGGACGCCAACTTCAGGACGTTCCTCGACATCTTCGCCCACCCGAAGACCTCGACGCTGCCGGCCAACGTCAACAGCGTCTTCAACCAGGAGGCGCTGTCCACGTTCCTCGCCCGGTGGGAGAAGGGCGCGGTCACCGACCTCGACGCCGGCCTGAAGAGCGTGGACAAGCAGATCGACGACAAGCTGAAGCTGTCCGGGGGCTGA
- a CDS encoding carbohydrate ABC transporter permease, whose amino-acid sequence MASVSHAAPARPGSPRWRRGEGLRALLWLSPWLVGVSVFFVYPLLATVYFSFHRYDLFTLEFAGLDNYRYLLKDPRVVTSAKNTLWLVAFMVPAQVLFSLAVAQLVTMLKAGVGLFRTIFYLPTLVPAVAGTVTFVFLMNPATGPWNQFLAVFGITGPDWFGDPAWSKPSLTLLALWGCGNTMVIFLAALLDVPKHLYEAAAIDGAGAWRRFRSVTLPMISPVLMFSAVTGVIYALQYFTQAMIASRVASGATDSAGSNFIPGYPDESLLTLPQWLFHVGFRDYSMGYACVLALLLFGTSMIFTLVLLRQFRRAEESS is encoded by the coding sequence ATGGCTTCCGTCTCCCACGCCGCGCCCGCCCGTCCGGGATCGCCCCGGTGGCGGCGCGGCGAGGGCCTGCGGGCCCTGCTGTGGCTGTCACCCTGGCTGGTCGGCGTGTCGGTGTTCTTCGTCTACCCGCTGCTGGCCACGGTCTACTTCTCCTTCCACCGCTACGACCTGTTCACGCTGGAGTTCGCCGGGCTGGACAACTACCGCTACCTGCTCAAGGACCCCAGGGTGGTGACGTCGGCGAAGAACACCCTGTGGCTGGTGGCGTTCATGGTGCCGGCGCAGGTGCTGTTCTCGCTGGCCGTGGCCCAGCTCGTGACGATGCTGAAGGCCGGGGTGGGGCTGTTCCGGACGATCTTCTACCTGCCGACGCTGGTGCCGGCGGTGGCCGGGACGGTGACGTTCGTGTTCCTGATGAACCCGGCGACCGGGCCGTGGAACCAGTTCCTCGCCGTGTTCGGCATCACCGGGCCCGACTGGTTCGGCGACCCGGCCTGGTCCAAGCCGAGCCTGACGCTGCTGGCGCTGTGGGGCTGCGGCAACACCATGGTGATCTTCCTGGCGGCCCTCCTGGACGTGCCCAAGCACCTGTACGAGGCCGCCGCCATCGACGGGGCGGGCGCCTGGCGGCGCTTCCGCAGCGTGACGCTGCCGATGATCTCGCCGGTGCTCATGTTCTCCGCGGTCACCGGGGTGATCTACGCGCTGCAGTACTTCACGCAGGCGATGATCGCCTCCCGGGTGGCGTCGGGCGCGACCGACTCGGCCGGCTCGAACTTCATCCCCGGCTACCCGGACGAGTCGCTGCTCACGCTGCCGCAGTGGCTGTTCCACGTCGGGTTCCGCGACTACAGCATGGGCTACGCCTGTGTGCTGGCGCTGCTGCTGTTCGGCACGTCGATGATCTTCACGCTGGTCCTGCTGCGCCAGTTCCGCCGGGCCGAGGAGAGCTCATGA
- a CDS encoding carbohydrate ABC transporter permease, protein MSVTVTAPSPAGVRGARRTGAAPRRRRMLVWVATHALAIALALMFLAPPLFLALTALMTDEQALTSELWPRTWNWENFATVFAKSELLRWTANTLLYAGLGTVFMLVSSVPVAYALARFRFRGRRLAFLLVITTMMLPPQVVAVPVYLIWARAGLTDSLWPLILPMLLGDAYSIFLLRQFLISIPRDYTDAARVDGCSDLRTLFKVVLPMARPAIAAVALFQFFYCWNDYYGPLLYGGVAQEGWTLSVGLATFKAFHSVQWNLTMAATLLVTAPVIVLFFFAQRVFIEGVTLTGVKG, encoded by the coding sequence ATGAGCGTCACCGTCACCGCGCCCTCCCCCGCCGGCGTCCGGGGGGCGCGCCGCACCGGCGCCGCCCCCCGCAGGCGGCGGATGCTGGTCTGGGTCGCCACGCACGCGCTGGCCATCGCGCTGGCGCTGATGTTCCTGGCCCCGCCGCTCTTCCTGGCGCTGACCGCGCTGATGACCGACGAGCAGGCGCTGACCAGCGAGCTGTGGCCGCGGACCTGGAACTGGGAGAACTTCGCCACCGTCTTCGCCAAGTCCGAGCTGCTGCGCTGGACGGCCAACACGCTGCTGTACGCCGGGCTCGGGACCGTGTTCATGCTGGTGTCGTCGGTGCCCGTGGCGTACGCGCTGGCGAGGTTCCGCTTCCGCGGGCGGCGGCTGGCGTTCCTGCTGGTGATCACCACCATGATGCTGCCGCCGCAGGTCGTCGCGGTGCCCGTCTATCTCATCTGGGCGCGGGCCGGGCTGACCGACAGCCTGTGGCCGCTGATCCTGCCGATGCTGCTGGGCGACGCCTACTCCATCTTCCTGCTGCGCCAGTTCCTCATCTCGATCCCGCGCGACTACACCGACGCCGCCCGGGTGGACGGCTGCTCCGACCTGCGGACGCTGTTCAAGGTGGTGCTGCCGATGGCACGGCCGGCGATCGCCGCCGTGGCACTGTTCCAGTTCTTCTACTGCTGGAACGACTACTACGGGCCGCTGCTGTACGGCGGAGTGGCCCAGGAGGGCTGGACCCTGTCGGTGGGGCTGGCCACGTTCAAGGCGTTCCACAGTGTCCAGTGGAACCTCACCATGGCCGCCACGCTGCTGGTGACGGCCCCGGTGATCGTGTTGTTCTTCTTCGCCCAGAGGGTCTTCATCGAGGGCGTCACGCTGACAGGAGTGAAGGGTTGA
- a CDS encoding 6-phospho-beta-glucosidase codes for MKLAVVGGGSTYTPELIDGFARLRDELPVTEIALVDPNGSRLELISGMARRMLAHAGHPGRVTATSSVEEGVAGAQAVLVQLRVGGQAAREVDETLPLRCGCVGQETTGAGGLAKALRTVPVVLEIADVVRRNAPDAWIVDFTNPVGIVTRALLDAGHRAIGLCNVAIGFQRRFAELLGVPPSRVSLGHVGLNHLTWERSVHLDGQDVLPSLLASHGEGIAEAVGLRPELLRRLGAVPSYYLRYFYAHDAVVGEQRSKPSRAAEVAAMETRLLELYADPSVVTKPELLAGRGGAYYSEAAVALIASLLGDRGDVQVVNVRNDGTLPFLDPDAVVEVPAAVTAAGARPLPVAPVEPLYAGLIGHVSAYETLALEAARHGGADRVRDALLAHPLVGQDAVAEELTGLLLEANHSFLPWTVRP; via the coding sequence TTGAAACTCGCCGTGGTCGGGGGCGGCTCGACGTACACGCCCGAGCTGATCGACGGGTTCGCGCGGCTGCGCGACGAACTGCCGGTGACCGAGATCGCGCTGGTCGATCCGAACGGGTCACGGCTGGAGCTGATCTCCGGGATGGCGCGGCGCATGCTCGCGCACGCCGGGCATCCGGGCCGGGTGACGGCCACCTCCTCGGTCGAGGAGGGGGTCGCGGGCGCGCAGGCCGTGCTGGTCCAGCTCAGGGTCGGCGGGCAGGCGGCGCGCGAGGTGGACGAGACGCTGCCGCTGCGCTGCGGCTGCGTCGGCCAGGAGACGACGGGCGCGGGCGGGCTGGCCAAGGCGCTGCGGACCGTTCCGGTCGTGCTGGAGATCGCCGACGTGGTGCGGCGCAACGCGCCGGACGCGTGGATCGTGGACTTCACCAACCCAGTCGGCATCGTCACCCGGGCGTTGCTGGACGCCGGGCACCGGGCCATCGGGCTGTGCAACGTGGCCATCGGCTTCCAGCGGCGCTTCGCCGAACTGCTGGGCGTGCCGCCGTCGCGGGTGTCGCTCGGCCACGTGGGGCTGAACCACCTGACGTGGGAACGGTCCGTCCACCTCGACGGGCAGGACGTGCTGCCGTCGCTGCTCGCCTCGCACGGCGAGGGGATCGCCGAAGCGGTCGGCCTGCGCCCGGAGCTCCTCCGGCGGCTCGGCGCGGTGCCCTCGTACTATCTGCGCTACTTCTACGCGCACGACGCCGTCGTCGGCGAACAGCGCTCGAAGCCGTCACGGGCCGCCGAGGTGGCGGCCATGGAGACGAGGCTGCTGGAGCTGTACGCGGACCCGTCGGTGGTCACCAAGCCCGAGCTGCTCGCCGGCCGCGGCGGCGCCTACTACTCCGAGGCGGCGGTGGCGCTCATCGCGTCGCTGCTCGGCGACCGGGGCGACGTCCAGGTGGTGAACGTGCGCAACGACGGCACGCTGCCGTTCCTGGACCCCGACGCCGTGGTCGAGGTGCCCGCCGCCGTCACGGCCGCGGGCGCCAGGCCGTTGCCGGTCGCGCCGGTCGAGCCGCTGTACGCGGGGCTTATCGGGCACGTGTCGGCGTACGAGACGCTGGCCCTGGAGGCGGCCCGGCACGGCGGCGCCGACCGGGTGCGCGACGCCCTGCTCGCCCACCCGCTGGTCGGCCAGGACGCGGTCGCCGAGGAGCTAACCGGGCTGCTGCTGGAGGCCAACCACTCCTTCCTGCCGTGGACGGTACGCCCGTGA